The following proteins are co-located in the Anas platyrhynchos isolate ZD024472 breed Pekin duck chromosome 1, IASCAAS_PekinDuck_T2T, whole genome shotgun sequence genome:
- the UQCC6 gene encoding ubiquinol-cytochrome c reductase complex assembly factor 6 → MPAGVPWPTYLKTLAASLLAMLAGAEVVHRYYGPDLSIPEIPPKPGELRTELLGVKARSSKAETSQH, encoded by the exons atgCCCGCCGGCGTGCCCTGGCCCACCTACCTGAAGACGCTGGCGGCcagcctgctggccatgctggcGGGGGCCGAGGTGGTGCACAGGTACTACGGGCCCGACCTC AGTATACCCGAAATACCTCCTAAGCCTGGAGAGCTGAGAACAGAACTATTGGGTGTGAAAGCGAGATCGAGCAAAGCTGAAACATCCCAGCACTGA
- the TDG gene encoding G/T mismatch-specific thymine DNA glycosylase isoform X2: MAAGRGEERRGERAGEEQDARQGDGAVAEPGSETASRYYAYLQQAQAFYTFPFHQMMTAPPNMEIMTEQPTVEGTPEPELAQEPPKEVKKGGRKRKAKATEPKQPKKPAAKKEKPTKSKGKQEKITDTFKVKRKVDRFNGVSEAELLTKTLPDILTFDLDIVIIGINPGLMAAYKGHHYPGPGNHFWKCLFMSGLSNEQLNHMDDHTLPHKYGIGFTNMVERTTPGSKDLSSKEFREGGRILMQKLQKYKPRIAAFNGKCIYEIFSREVFGIRVKNLEFGLQPHKVPDTETLCYVMPSSSARCAQFPRAQDKVHYYIKLKDLRDQLKGIAPNTEVQEVQYTFDLQLAQEDAKKMAVKEEKYDPGYEAAYGGAYCDRAPYESEQCNFSSNGTAGNPQYCEGSSSFGEVPNGQWMTQSFADQIPEFNAGMTQEPEGSSA, from the exons atggcggcggggcggggagaggaaaggagaggagagagagcagGGGAGGAGCAGGATGCGCGTCAGGGGGACGGGGCCGTCGCGGAACCGGGCTCCGAGACCGCTTCCAG aTATTACGCGTACCTTCAGCAAGCTCAAGCTTTTTACACGTTTCCATTCCACCAAATGATGACAGCGCCGCCTAACATGGAAATCATGACTGAGCAGCCGACTGTAGAGGGCACGCCAGAGCCAGAGTTAGCTCAGGAACCTCCTAAAG aagttaaaaaaggaggaaggaagagaaaagccaAAGCAACTGAGCCAAAGCAACCCAAAAAGCCTGctgctaaaaaagaaaaaccaactAAGTCAAAAGGCAAACAGGAGAAGATCACAGATACTTTTAAAGTCAAAAGAAAAGTGGACCGCTTTAATGGGGTATCTGAAGCTGAACTTCTGACCAAGACTTTACCTGATATCCTGACCTTCGATCTGGACATCGTAATA ATTGGCATAAACCCTGGCTTGATGGCAGCTTACAAGGGACATCATTACCCTGGACCTGGAAAccattttt GGAAGTGTCTCTTCATGTCTGGTCTAAGCAATGAGCAGCTGAACCATATGGATGACCACACCTTACCACATAAATACGGCATTGGGTTTACAAACATGGTGGAAAGGACAACACCTGGAAGCAAAGACCTCTCCAG TAAAGAGTTTCGGGAAGGAGGGCGAATTCTGATGCAGAAATTACAAAAGTATAAACCCCGTATAGCAGCTTTCAATGGAAAAT GTATTTATGAAATTTTTAGTAGAGAAGTTTTTGGAATAAGAGTTAAGAACTTGGAATTTGGATTGCAGCCACACAAGGTGCCAGATACAGAAACT CTCTGCTACGTTATGCCATCATCCAGTGCAAGATGTGCTCAGTTTCCTCGTGCACAAGACAAGGTTCATTATTACATAAAGCTAAAAGACTTAAGGGATCAACTGAAAGGCATCGCACCAAACACAGAGGTGCAGGAAGTGCAGTACACATTCGACTTGCAACTTGCACAAG AGGATGCTAAAAAGATGGctgtcaaagaagaaaaatatgatcCAGGTTATGAAGCAGCATATGGAGGAGCTTACTGTGATCGTGCACCATATGAAAGTGAACAGTGCAATTTCTCTTCAAACGGAACTG CAGGCAATCCACAGTATTGTGAGGGGTCATCATCCTTTGGTGAAGTTCCTAATGGACAGTGGATGACACAGTCCTTTGCAGACCAGATTCCAGAGTTCAACGCTGGCATGACACAAGAACCAGAGGGAAGCAGTGCGTAA
- the TDG gene encoding G/T mismatch-specific thymine DNA glycosylase isoform X4, protein MAAGGAPGPGGEAEELGRYYAYLQQAQAFYTFPFHQMMTAPPNMEIMTEQPTVEGTPEPELAQEPPKEVKKGGRKRKAKATEPKQPKKPAAKKEKPTKSKGKQEKITDTFKVKRKVDRFNGVSEAELLTKTLPDILTFDLDIVIIGINPGLMAAYKGHHYPGPGNHFWKCLFMSGLSNEQLNHMDDHTLPHKYGIGFTNMVERTTPGSKDLSSKEFREGGRILMQKLQKYKPRIAAFNGKCIYEIFSREVFGIRVKNLEFGLQPHKVPDTETLCYVMPSSSARCAQFPRAQDKVHYYIKLKDLRDQLKGIAPNTEVQEVQYTFDLQLAQEDAKKMAVKEEKYDPGYEAAYGGAYCDRAPYESEQCNFSSNGTAGNPQYCEGSSSFGEVPNGQWMTQSFADQIPEFNAGMTQEPEGSSA, encoded by the exons ATGGCCGCCGGCGGCGctccggggccgggcggggaggCTGAGGAGCTGGGAAG aTATTACGCGTACCTTCAGCAAGCTCAAGCTTTTTACACGTTTCCATTCCACCAAATGATGACAGCGCCGCCTAACATGGAAATCATGACTGAGCAGCCGACTGTAGAGGGCACGCCAGAGCCAGAGTTAGCTCAGGAACCTCCTAAAG aagttaaaaaaggaggaaggaagagaaaagccaAAGCAACTGAGCCAAAGCAACCCAAAAAGCCTGctgctaaaaaagaaaaaccaactAAGTCAAAAGGCAAACAGGAGAAGATCACAGATACTTTTAAAGTCAAAAGAAAAGTGGACCGCTTTAATGGGGTATCTGAAGCTGAACTTCTGACCAAGACTTTACCTGATATCCTGACCTTCGATCTGGACATCGTAATA ATTGGCATAAACCCTGGCTTGATGGCAGCTTACAAGGGACATCATTACCCTGGACCTGGAAAccattttt GGAAGTGTCTCTTCATGTCTGGTCTAAGCAATGAGCAGCTGAACCATATGGATGACCACACCTTACCACATAAATACGGCATTGGGTTTACAAACATGGTGGAAAGGACAACACCTGGAAGCAAAGACCTCTCCAG TAAAGAGTTTCGGGAAGGAGGGCGAATTCTGATGCAGAAATTACAAAAGTATAAACCCCGTATAGCAGCTTTCAATGGAAAAT GTATTTATGAAATTTTTAGTAGAGAAGTTTTTGGAATAAGAGTTAAGAACTTGGAATTTGGATTGCAGCCACACAAGGTGCCAGATACAGAAACT CTCTGCTACGTTATGCCATCATCCAGTGCAAGATGTGCTCAGTTTCCTCGTGCACAAGACAAGGTTCATTATTACATAAAGCTAAAAGACTTAAGGGATCAACTGAAAGGCATCGCACCAAACACAGAGGTGCAGGAAGTGCAGTACACATTCGACTTGCAACTTGCACAAG AGGATGCTAAAAAGATGGctgtcaaagaagaaaaatatgatcCAGGTTATGAAGCAGCATATGGAGGAGCTTACTGTGATCGTGCACCATATGAAAGTGAACAGTGCAATTTCTCTTCAAACGGAACTG CAGGCAATCCACAGTATTGTGAGGGGTCATCATCCTTTGGTGAAGTTCCTAATGGACAGTGGATGACACAGTCCTTTGCAGACCAGATTCCAGAGTTCAACGCTGGCATGACACAAGAACCAGAGGGAAGCAGTGCGTAA
- the TDG gene encoding G/T mismatch-specific thymine DNA glycosylase isoform X1 codes for MAAGRGEERRGERAGEEQDARQGDGAVAEPGSETASRYYAYLQQAQAFYTFPFHQMMTAPPNMEIMTEQPTVEGTPEPELAQEPPKEVKKGGRKRKAKATEPKQPKKPAAKKEKPTKSKGKQEKITDTFKVKRKVDRFNGVSEAELLTKTLPDILTFDLDIVIIGINPGLMAAYKGHHYPGPGNHFWKCLFMSGLSNEQLNHMDDHTLPHKYGIGFTNMVERTTPGSKDLSSKEFREGGRILMQKLQKYKPRIAAFNGKCIYEIFSREVFGIRVKNLEFGLQPHKVPDTETLCYVMPSSSARCAQFPRAQDKVHYYIKLKDLRDQLKGIAPNTEVQEVQYTFDLQLAQEDAKKMAVKEEKYDPGYEAAYGGAYCDRAPYESEQCNFSSNGTAAGNPQYCEGSSSFGEVPNGQWMTQSFADQIPEFNAGMTQEPEGSSA; via the exons atggcggcggggcggggagaggaaaggagaggagagagagcagGGGAGGAGCAGGATGCGCGTCAGGGGGACGGGGCCGTCGCGGAACCGGGCTCCGAGACCGCTTCCAG aTATTACGCGTACCTTCAGCAAGCTCAAGCTTTTTACACGTTTCCATTCCACCAAATGATGACAGCGCCGCCTAACATGGAAATCATGACTGAGCAGCCGACTGTAGAGGGCACGCCAGAGCCAGAGTTAGCTCAGGAACCTCCTAAAG aagttaaaaaaggaggaaggaagagaaaagccaAAGCAACTGAGCCAAAGCAACCCAAAAAGCCTGctgctaaaaaagaaaaaccaactAAGTCAAAAGGCAAACAGGAGAAGATCACAGATACTTTTAAAGTCAAAAGAAAAGTGGACCGCTTTAATGGGGTATCTGAAGCTGAACTTCTGACCAAGACTTTACCTGATATCCTGACCTTCGATCTGGACATCGTAATA ATTGGCATAAACCCTGGCTTGATGGCAGCTTACAAGGGACATCATTACCCTGGACCTGGAAAccattttt GGAAGTGTCTCTTCATGTCTGGTCTAAGCAATGAGCAGCTGAACCATATGGATGACCACACCTTACCACATAAATACGGCATTGGGTTTACAAACATGGTGGAAAGGACAACACCTGGAAGCAAAGACCTCTCCAG TAAAGAGTTTCGGGAAGGAGGGCGAATTCTGATGCAGAAATTACAAAAGTATAAACCCCGTATAGCAGCTTTCAATGGAAAAT GTATTTATGAAATTTTTAGTAGAGAAGTTTTTGGAATAAGAGTTAAGAACTTGGAATTTGGATTGCAGCCACACAAGGTGCCAGATACAGAAACT CTCTGCTACGTTATGCCATCATCCAGTGCAAGATGTGCTCAGTTTCCTCGTGCACAAGACAAGGTTCATTATTACATAAAGCTAAAAGACTTAAGGGATCAACTGAAAGGCATCGCACCAAACACAGAGGTGCAGGAAGTGCAGTACACATTCGACTTGCAACTTGCACAAG AGGATGCTAAAAAGATGGctgtcaaagaagaaaaatatgatcCAGGTTATGAAGCAGCATATGGAGGAGCTTACTGTGATCGTGCACCATATGAAAGTGAACAGTGCAATTTCTCTTCAAACGGAACTG cagCAGGCAATCCACAGTATTGTGAGGGGTCATCATCCTTTGGTGAAGTTCCTAATGGACAGTGGATGACACAGTCCTTTGCAGACCAGATTCCAGAGTTCAACGCTGGCATGACACAAGAACCAGAGGGAAGCAGTGCGTAA
- the TDG gene encoding G/T mismatch-specific thymine DNA glycosylase isoform X3, with protein sequence MAAGGAPGPGGEAEELGRYYAYLQQAQAFYTFPFHQMMTAPPNMEIMTEQPTVEGTPEPELAQEPPKEVKKGGRKRKAKATEPKQPKKPAAKKEKPTKSKGKQEKITDTFKVKRKVDRFNGVSEAELLTKTLPDILTFDLDIVIIGINPGLMAAYKGHHYPGPGNHFWKCLFMSGLSNEQLNHMDDHTLPHKYGIGFTNMVERTTPGSKDLSSKEFREGGRILMQKLQKYKPRIAAFNGKCIYEIFSREVFGIRVKNLEFGLQPHKVPDTETLCYVMPSSSARCAQFPRAQDKVHYYIKLKDLRDQLKGIAPNTEVQEVQYTFDLQLAQEDAKKMAVKEEKYDPGYEAAYGGAYCDRAPYESEQCNFSSNGTAAGNPQYCEGSSSFGEVPNGQWMTQSFADQIPEFNAGMTQEPEGSSA encoded by the exons ATGGCCGCCGGCGGCGctccggggccgggcggggaggCTGAGGAGCTGGGAAG aTATTACGCGTACCTTCAGCAAGCTCAAGCTTTTTACACGTTTCCATTCCACCAAATGATGACAGCGCCGCCTAACATGGAAATCATGACTGAGCAGCCGACTGTAGAGGGCACGCCAGAGCCAGAGTTAGCTCAGGAACCTCCTAAAG aagttaaaaaaggaggaaggaagagaaaagccaAAGCAACTGAGCCAAAGCAACCCAAAAAGCCTGctgctaaaaaagaaaaaccaactAAGTCAAAAGGCAAACAGGAGAAGATCACAGATACTTTTAAAGTCAAAAGAAAAGTGGACCGCTTTAATGGGGTATCTGAAGCTGAACTTCTGACCAAGACTTTACCTGATATCCTGACCTTCGATCTGGACATCGTAATA ATTGGCATAAACCCTGGCTTGATGGCAGCTTACAAGGGACATCATTACCCTGGACCTGGAAAccattttt GGAAGTGTCTCTTCATGTCTGGTCTAAGCAATGAGCAGCTGAACCATATGGATGACCACACCTTACCACATAAATACGGCATTGGGTTTACAAACATGGTGGAAAGGACAACACCTGGAAGCAAAGACCTCTCCAG TAAAGAGTTTCGGGAAGGAGGGCGAATTCTGATGCAGAAATTACAAAAGTATAAACCCCGTATAGCAGCTTTCAATGGAAAAT GTATTTATGAAATTTTTAGTAGAGAAGTTTTTGGAATAAGAGTTAAGAACTTGGAATTTGGATTGCAGCCACACAAGGTGCCAGATACAGAAACT CTCTGCTACGTTATGCCATCATCCAGTGCAAGATGTGCTCAGTTTCCTCGTGCACAAGACAAGGTTCATTATTACATAAAGCTAAAAGACTTAAGGGATCAACTGAAAGGCATCGCACCAAACACAGAGGTGCAGGAAGTGCAGTACACATTCGACTTGCAACTTGCACAAG AGGATGCTAAAAAGATGGctgtcaaagaagaaaaatatgatcCAGGTTATGAAGCAGCATATGGAGGAGCTTACTGTGATCGTGCACCATATGAAAGTGAACAGTGCAATTTCTCTTCAAACGGAACTG cagCAGGCAATCCACAGTATTGTGAGGGGTCATCATCCTTTGGTGAAGTTCCTAATGGACAGTGGATGACACAGTCCTTTGCAGACCAGATTCCAGAGTTCAACGCTGGCATGACACAAGAACCAGAGGGAAGCAGTGCGTAA